TTTGAAAGACATACACAATTAAAGTGACAAAAGTGCAACATTATATATTCTGTATAATCAAATCTTTAGTACTCAAGATTGCAAGAGCTTCTCAATATCTTTCTGCAAGAGGAAAAATATAACTTAACTGACATacaattttaatctttattacaTGACACTGGACAAATTCGGTTGTAGTTAAATGTGTTGGGTTTCAGTTTAGACTATTTTAGAGGACAAGTGCATTTATGCCAACAACCCAAACATCAATCCAACAACATTCACTGAAGTTAAAATTAACCCCTTTTGTTTGCATCATTATTATATGTAGAAATccaacttaaaatatataaacatgatAATATGTTTGGTTGAGAATCCAAATGTGAGTCTAGATCCataaaagtgagaaaatgaAACACTCcattaatctattattttaaggttttgagTTGAGAGTGATGTTAATATCTTATGTTGTTCTCATATTTAATAACTTTGTGAAGTTCCACCTGATACAATCTTCAAATATTCCTCCTTTCTACTCTTTCAAAAACTTGTAAAGGGGAGTTGCATTCTTTCCATTGACTTCAACCTGCAATGAACTATTTTAGGATGATTTTCATGTAAAATAACACATGGAGCAGTATTCAATTCCACATGCATAAACAGTGTCAATGCAGGAAAATATACGTCACGTCATGCCAAGATAGAATACTACACATAAAAGGGAACAAAATAGAGCAAATAAAATATGGGGTGGTTGTCACATATCAGAAATCACCTTATCAAATATAGGAAATTCAACTTTGAACCTGGTGCAAACAACTTCCTGGATTTCTTCATTGTTTCCTGGCTCCTGTTCGGCAAATCGGTTGCATGGAAATGCCAAGATTTTAAATCCTGGAGATTGAGATCACTCGGAAGTCTCAGTTTTACAAATTCACATCATGATAAATATGGTTgacatatttatttcttttcattttttattcaagTGTTTACCTTGATTCTTGTATTGTGGAAATGGTACCTGCACGAATCAACCTTGACACACAGTATTCGTTGTATCCAAATTCTTGGTCACCATGTCTGCTGCTAAGCCATacttagtttcatttttttcgCAATCATGCacaatcaatttttttcttgGTACCGATCTATGTCGATGATGAGGATGGCTTACCATCTATACCAACTCAATCATGCACAACAATTTTGTTGGAATATTGGTAGTTATCGAGCTATGCATAAATTTTGGAGTTGACTTAAGATGTGTATTTAACTTTgatcaaaattcaatttatacaATCAGACAATGATCTATAATTAATGTCTAATATTCTAGCTGTCTTGAATGCAAATTTGTGTTTTGTAACTCACATAATACCAGGCTTAAGAATCCACCGTATTCATCTTGTAAGGCTTGGGGAAGATCCCAATGGAAAAGGGTCACAAATGGCTGAATATTTGGATTAATAACATTCTCATCAATATATGATTATGAACATGTCAATATATTCACACACATATGAATACAGAATGAATTATATCAGATTCCTTCTTGGTTTATACCAGAGCTAATGTTTCCTTCTGCATATTTTTCAGAGCAGTGTAAATGATTTTTTGACTGATTGAAACCTTTAAACATGAAAATATTTCTAAACCGcctgtaaatattatataattttatttttcttctaatatgGCGTCATTTTCTTATAACTGCCGCTATGTAATAGccactaaaaattatttttctgcTAGTGTTTCAACTTGcaaatatgaataattaatttgcaATTCTTGAATTATTCAAGGCATGACATAAAATGACAAAAAGAATATGATTCAATATATATCTGAGGGTCTTGCACACAATAATTGGAATTATAAATGAACCAAATTTCAAATTGACTGAAAATAACAATGATAATTGTTTGATTGATTTACTTTTCTAAACATTTGCCGTTATAAGTATTTATTGTAATTCGTAAATATAAGTTCATGCATATTTATTAATGGTGGTTCATAGATGACCCTTTTGCTTGCAGCATTCAATTGCATCTACAAACATTTCCTCCATGCTATACTTAAACTCAAATCCAGCATCCGTAAGTTTCTTGGAGATTAAATGTGGAAGCTTCACATCATGAAATTTCTTCACCTccctagaagaagaaaaacaaaaccaaaattaaaatacaattataaatttgagAAATAACTTTGATGCAGAAGGACAATAGTTCAGAACTCACTCTACAGATATTTGAAAATTGGGGTATTTGGCTGAAAGAAGTTCTGCTATTTCTTCAACATCTGCAATGAATGGTGAGCAATTATACCTCCCTTTTGGATTAGGATGATGAAGGAGGAAGATATGTGCTCTCGCAATATCATCAACATGTACCATATGAAGACGAGAGGCACCAAACGGATTCTTCTTACCTGCACACCAGTGACAAAACTGACTTGTAAAATTAGACTGATGAATCATGGAAAATACAGAGCAAGAAATGCTTAACGGTGTGACTATGGATATACAAACTATGGTGTACTCtgataagaaaaaaactttCATTATAAGGGAATTAAAGAATCATAGTTCTTTGTTAGAGGAAGGAttgttaacataaaaaaaaaagacgtCTCACATGAGATAAAACAAGATATGGATATacataaaatacttttattgaTAAGAAACATTTTAGAATGGTACCAAAGTAAATATGTGATAAAACCAAACTAATGAAGATGCtttgttttaatctttttagGTCTACTTTTGACATGAGACAAATCAAAACTGATGATCAAAGAATGTTGAAAAGGGTCCTACAGATTGAGAGTTGCAGGAGTTACCAAATAAGAAAGAGAGAGTGGTATAAACTGAGCCAGGGAGTTTGGGACAGATGAAGGGACCAAGAACAAAAGTAGGAATGAGAGTGACAACATCCAAACCATGCTTTTCTCCAAATTCAATAACTGCTTTCTCTGCCATTGTCTTAGAAATTGAATATGCCCAAGCAAAGGGCTTCAAATCTCTGAGAAGATTTTCATCACTCCAATAACTCTCATCCATCACATCATCTTCTTTCTCCTGCCAATAAACAGCAGAAGCACTGGAAGTGTACACAACCCTCTTCACTGTCTTTGAATTCAGGCATGCTTTCAGAATGCCTAATGCTCCATCAATGCTTCTTTGGGTCACCACTTCCTCTGGTTCATTCAATTCTATGTCAATTGGAGTGGCAGTGTGGAGCACACCAAAACACCCTTCAATTGCTCCATTGAAACTCTCTGGGTTGCTCAGATCAGCACtgaaaaattttaacttttcagATGCTCCTGGAAGATTTGTGAGGAAGCTCAAATCCCTCTTGCCATCTGTCAAATACATAAACTCATTGTTCCACAATTTTGGTTTTATGCCCATCTTAACATAACACAATGAGAAATAAGAATaacaacatcataaaatatctTTCAGAATTTCATATCAGATCCACTGAGATGAAAGCTGTATAAATGATTTACCAGGATCAGGTCTAACAGTGGTATGAACAGTGTAACCATCCTCTAGTAGTCTCTTGATGATCCATGAGCCAATAAACCCTGTGCCTCCTGTTACACAAACtcttccttttccttcttccatttctggGTTTTATATTTTGCCCTGCTTCTAGTTTTGATGGTTTTGCTTCAATCTTCATGAATGGATTCATATATACACACAAAAAATGGAACATTCCCTACATGGCGGCTTTTAATTGACTATTATACTGTTTTTTTCAGTCATGGAGGACAGATATGATTGCTCTTTCTCAAAAGAACagatcaattttttattatttttaataaagagatCATAGTTATATCTTTAagtatttgttatttgtttttaatttttgaaaaattatagtttgattcttgatttctcCTCTTCTTGTACAGaccttttgttattttttatttatttagtttctaccctctttcaaaataaagagcAAAATAAACACTCATTATACTCAATGAATTTAAGTAGAAAAAATATGATATCTATATAGATTAAATGAGTGGGAGAAATTACAATGAACAGAAAGGTAATAGAATGATTatatgaaaaggaaaagaaaatgagaataagattataatattaaaaacatgtcAAATAGGAAAATTCATTATTTCTAGAAGAGAAAagacatttaaatataaaattgtcaaattgactcaaacaaaattaatcaaattttcctTCTGACTTTTCCTTCAAATTGTACTTTTCAATGCAATTTCTAAAGCATTGAAAACCAAATTAAAGAactgatgaaaagaaaaaaatatatgttttttgttGCTCTAAGCTTTTTAAAGTTCACAATTAGTCTATTTTAAAGCAATTGTTTGTTTGcgtttctttttcatttctattgaATAAAGGGTTGCAAATTAATGAGTTTAAGGGCGTTGATTCTTTGTTAGGTTCTAAATGAAGAAATTTGGAAGTGTCTTACCTCAACATTTCCTGCCTCGTCTCTTTAATCATTAATCGCTAAGTTATATTGAGATAAATAAGcataaaaatttaatgttgCATGTTATTAAGTATAAATCTTGGGATGTGAGTTTGAGGCAGTACATTTCTCCACTTATTGAAtttgcatgaaaaaaaaagttgactCTCTTTTCAATTTGCTTACAAAAGTGTAGTGTAGGAGATGCTTCTTTTTAGAGACAATGAGTGATTTGTTGAAATTAGAACTATGattaatctaattatatttgaattatatgtttttttattgatattctATCTTGTACTTTCATGATAAGATTTTGGGATATTAAAGTggtaataaaatacattttagtttaataataaagttgctagtaaatatcataaaatcttatagttcaataaaaaaaagtaatgaaagaagaaaagaataatatatgaTTGCTGAAAAGGTGTATTGtgttgtgaaaagaaaaagaaaagaaaaaatatatgagatactaatgataataaaaaagcCATAAGGAAGAcatctattataaatatatattatgaaccTCGACATGATAAGTTAAACAACTCATGATAACCTCGGAAACATAACAATTCAATAACTCAGTTACAACttaataatatcttaataaCAATTAATAACAATACAGCAACAATTTCACAACATTCTAAtcgatttcattattttaaaatatttattaattctaatactctttttctaaatttttataaatgtatgctgtattaattttactataaacaaattaatttttaacattaattaagtCAGTTATTTAGTGGTGGTTTTAATGGCTACTATTTTAATTTCCATCCATTAAACCACGCTTATAGAATTTGGTATGACAAAGTATTATAGCGGGGATTTAATACAACCACCGAAATAATgtcattaaaattattagagtcggttttaactattttaaaattaattttaaagaagttTCATCTAGTATTTAAGGACAGACAGTTACAACGCTGAgaaaatcataacttttttttataaaaaaacaacaactatTCAATATTTAGTGACAGTTTTAATATTGGTagtgttatgtagtaagatatttattacataaaatatcttagatattcagatatgttttctttatgtctagagaccctaaataatatttcagagcaggatcataatcactctcttgagagctgaggttccataactcacatctgacttgagcgtcaaagTAATATTTTTGCAGGAGCAACAAAAACACATCGGACAACATTTACACCGAAAGAGGTAGTTATCGAGTTAAGATGTGtatttaaatttgatgaaaattcaatttatataatcaaGCCATGATCTATAATTAAAGTCT
This sequence is a window from Vigna angularis cultivar LongXiaoDou No.4 chromosome 2, ASM1680809v1, whole genome shotgun sequence. Protein-coding genes within it:
- the LOC108328409 gene encoding vestitone reductase; protein product: MEEGKGRVCVTGGTGFIGSWIIKRLLEDGYTVHTTVRPDPDGKRDLSFLTNLPGASEKLKFFSADLSNPESFNGAIEGCFGVLHTATPIDIELNEPEEVVTQRSIDGALGILKACLNSKTVKRVVYTSSASAVYWQEKEDDVMDESYWSDENLLRDLKPFAWAYSISKTMAEKAVIEFGEKHGLDVVTLIPTFVLGPFICPKLPGSVYTTLSFLFGKKNPFGASRLHMVHVDDIARAHIFLLHHPNPKGRYNCSPFIADVEEIAELLSAKYPNFQISVEEVKKFHDVKLPHLISKKLTDAGFEFKYSMEEMFVDAIECCKQKGHL